One window of the Dryobates pubescens isolate bDryPub1 chromosome 13, bDryPub1.pri, whole genome shotgun sequence genome contains the following:
- the LOC104301952 gene encoding uncharacterized protein LOC104301952, which yields MTALRGDSVSLETVDPYSPSQDLGSFSGLTTSNQKSCRFYSSCCSIQSDTLSTPPALSHNEGIIRLSCDPALPSPLPSDSFKYLSWCDLEEHDVRGSQLRCPRVREGPSKEELFFRGEEHAVKERKQVTDTEKWQKKLQENWENCAELNLSFQDLGDLYQVENFNRILRRLIRVEKLWLVDNSLTDLSAIRLPRCRELNVNKNHFTSFKQLPKIPQIQHLSLAENNIMTLSGISDFRHTPLESLILKRNPCEFQERYRQLVFSSLPNLKTLDGIPKLPEDCAPPESRGFLRMCTIL from the exons ATGACTGCGTTGCGAGGTGACAGCGTTTCCTTGGAGACAGTGGATCCATACAGCCCCAGCCAGGATCTGGGCAG TTTCTCAGGTCTGACTACAAGCAATCAAAAATCCTGTAGGTTctattcctcctgctgctccatccAAAGTGATACACTTTCTACTCCACCAGCTTTATCACACAACGAAGGAATCATCAGGCTGAGCTGTGATCCTGCGCTACCTTCCCCA CTTCCTTCTGATTCCTTCAAGTATCTGAGCTGGTGTGACCTAGAAGAACATGATGTTCGAGGAAGTCAACTTCGTTGTCCCCGAGTGAGAGAAG GGCCTTCAAAAGAAGAGCTATTTTTCAGAGGAGAAGAACATGctgtgaaagagagaaaacaagtaACTGACACGGAGAAGTGGCAAAAGAAACTGCAAGAGAACTGGGAAAACTGTGCT gaGCTGAACCTCTCATTTCAGGACCTGGGTGATCTTTACCAAGTGGAAAACTTCAACAGGATTCTCCGAAGGTTAATTCGGGTGGAAAAGCTTTGGCTGGTGGACAATTCTTTGACTGACCTAAGTGCCATAAGGTTGCCAAG ATGCAGAGAACTAAATGTCAATAAAAACCACTTTACATCCTTCAAACAGCTGCCAAAGATACCTCAGATCCAGCACTTATCACTTGCTGAAAATAACATTATGACACTAAGTGGAATATCAGACTTCAGACATACTCCCCTTGAATCTCTTATACTCAAGAGGAATCCCTGTGAGTTTCAAGAAAGATACAGACAACT TGTGTTCTCCAGCTTGCCAAATCTGAAAACCCTGGATGGTATTCCCAAACTGCCAGAGGACTGTGCACCCCCAGAGAGCAGGGGGTTCCTCAGAATGTGTACTATACTCTAG